The following are encoded together in the Oryzias melastigma strain HK-1 linkage group LG17, ASM292280v2, whole genome shotgun sequence genome:
- the zgc:85843 gene encoding transmembrane 6 superfamily member 2: protein MKPPEEAIVFVLSLLAPGVLFTMNKLPGIQEPFLILGTGVVILGSVLLLFHLTVRHDKKVEPLFYVFAEFSFTCMVGLTNALQQDGFISGFMDFYLKMGEPHLSTAYAVMMCYWEGVVHFTIFLTIIHRMFAGKSYRSLGLLWAGSSIAHQIVHIPGVVIGKHGSNIRPAFWRNVPFFLAPFWAACVLLRRPRVMPVITADEIAVEQKKHLLSRPVELLLSLLLLGVISFCVFRALVVLDCPMDACFTYIYQYEPYLKDPVGFPKVTMLVHFFYAVPLLVVLIYGLMTPGCSWMLDWTLFLAGAVAQTQWCHIGASLHSRTPFTYRVPADKRWPVLTLNVLLAVAPVLLALRCHTNPAYFMKPVPKGQTSNKKKTN, encoded by the exons ATGAAACCTCCGGAGGAAGCGATCGTGTTTGTGCTGTCACTGCTGGCTCCTGGAGTTTTGTTCACGATGAACAAGTTACCTGGGATTCAGGA ACCTTTTCTCATCCTGGGAACTGGAGTGGTCATCCTGGGGTCAGTTCTTCTCCTCTTCCACCTCACAGTGAGACACGACAAAAAAGTGGAGCCCTTATTCTACG TGTTTGCAGAGTTTTCCTTCACCTGCATGGTGGGTTTGACCAATGCTCTACAGCAGGACGGCTTCATCTCCGGCTTCATGGACTTCTACCTGAAGATG GGGGAGCCTCACCTCAGCACTGCCTACGCCGTGATGATGTGCTACTGGGAAGGGGTTGTGCACTTCACGATCTTCCTTACAATCATCCACCGCATGTTTGCAGG GAAGTCCTACCGAAGCCTGGGCCTGCTGTGGGCGGGTTCCTCCATCGCCCATCAAATAGTTCACATTCCAGGAGTGGTCATCG GTAAGCACGGCTCTAACATTCGGCCAGCCTTTTGGAGGAACGTTCCTTTCTTTTTGGCGCCTTTCTGGGCAGCATGTGTGCTGCTTCGCAGACCGAGGGTGATGCCAGTCATCACAGCAGATGAG ATTGCAGTGGAACAGAAGAAACATCTTCTGTCTCGACCTGTCGAGCTGCTTCtgtctctgcttctgctggGAGTCATctccttctgtgttttcagagcTCTG GTGGTGCTGGACTGTCCCATGGACGCCTGCTTCACTTACATCTATCAGTATGAGCCGTACCTCAAGGACCCGGTGGGCTTTCCCAAAGTTACG ATGCTGGTGCATTTTTTCTATGCCGTGCCCCTCCTTGTCGTCCTCATCTATGGTCTGATGACGCCAGGATGCAGCTGGATGTTGGACTGGACCCTCTTTCTTGCTGGAGCTGTAGCTCag ACCCAGTGGTGCCACATCGGAGCCTCCCTCCACTCCCGCACTCCCTTCACGTACAGAGTCCCAGCAGACAAACGCTGGCCTGTTCTGACGCTGAATGTGCTGCTCGCTGTTGCACCAGTTCTTCTGGCCCTTCGCTGCCACACCAACCCAGCCTATTTTATGAAACCCGTTCCCAAAGGACAGACCAGTAATAAGAAGAAGACAAACTAG